Proteins co-encoded in one Megalops cyprinoides isolate fMegCyp1 chromosome 1, fMegCyp1.pri, whole genome shotgun sequence genomic window:
- the cbx6a gene encoding chromobox protein homolog 6a, which produces MELSAVGDRVFAAESILKRRIRKGRIEYLVKWKGWAIKYSTWEPEENILDDRLIIGFEQKERERERYGPKKRGPKPKNFLLKARAQAAEASAQGPDTRSYHPPRGASRPSPSTTPSSASSPPALPKLQARATSHKLKKDIRRCHRMSRRPLPRPHPLSSAPGSVSSRPPISPFSETVTILNRRVKPREVKRSRIILNLKVIDRAGSGNSRPHPGRPSIPSRNRIVGKRFSEVPYRGSQPPLNFPGFPMYEKPFGNQQIASSAGQAHTGTGCLTENSEESGNGLSTSLSVNPTAGNVGRITGQPIPQYQPPPSPSSSSGSDSSPPSPPEIEANPTPSHGQVASTTSTSPPKLSPQAPSPPRKPLEGKRSPATNPTSASFLPSSPSLSSSSPSSSTSSEEEEEIMDLSVPPEGKRNPRRRHHRRRLRRSSPAASNSITPLPPQNPTSPPLLSPENPRAPSEGDPDWHPEMAPCCANVVVTDVTTNLLTVTIKEFCQPPELDKSAPPSPSSCSSDPPAASVPSPTTLTPQPKP; this is translated from the exons ATGGAGCTCTCGGCGGTCGGAGACCGCGTATTCGCTGCAGAATCCATCCTCAAACGCCGCATTCGCAAG GGTCGCATTGAATATCTTGTTAAATGGAAAGGATGGGCTATCAA GTACAGTACGTGGGAGCCAGAGGAGAATATTTTGGACGATCGACTGATAATAGGATTTGAACAGAA agagagagagcgggagcgtTACGGGCCGAAGAAAAGAGGACCTAAACCCAAAAATTTCCTTCTCAAg GCTCGAGCACAGGCTGCAGAGGCATCGGCGCAAGGCCCAGACACCCGCTCCTATCACCCTCCGCGTGGCGCCTCCAGGCCCTCCCCTTCCACTACtccctcctccgcctcctccccaCCTGCCCTCCCCAAACTGCAGGCCAGAGCCACGTCCCACAAGCTGAAGAAGGACATCCGCCGCTGTCACCGCATGTCCCGGCGGCCCTTGCCCCGtccccaccccctgtcctcAGCTCCCGGCTCCGTCTCGTCCCgcccccccatctctcccttctCGGAAACCGTGACCATCCTGAACCGCAGGGTCAAGCCCCGCGAGGTCAAGAGGAGCCGCATCATCTTGAACCTGAAGGTCATTGACAGGGCAGGGAGTGGCAACAGCCGCCCCCACCCAGGGCGCCCCAGCATTCCCTCTCGAAACCGCATTGTGGGAAAACGGTTCAGTGAAGTGCCATACAGAGGCTCTCAGCCTCCTTTGAATTTTCCTGGGTTCCCTATGTATGAGAAACCCTTTGGGAATCAGCAGATAGCTTCAAGTGCTGGCCAAGCTCACACTGGGACAGGGTGCCTTACTGAGAATAGTGAGGAGAGTGGGAATGGtctctctacttctctctccGTTAATCCTACAGCTGGAAATGTGGGCAGGATCACAGGGCAGCCCATCCCCCAATACcagccacccccctccccctctagCTCCAGTGGTTCAGACAGCAGTCCCCCCTCGCCTCCTGAAATCGAGGCCAATCCCACACCGTCCCATGGCCAAGTGGCCTCTACAACCTCTACCTCCCCACCAAAACTGAGCCCCCAAGCGCCATCTCCACCCAGAAAACCTCTGGAAGGCAAACGGAGTCCTGCGACCAATCCCACTTCTGCATCCTttcttccctcctccccctccctgtcttctTCCTCCCCATCAtcctccacttcctctgaggaagaagaggagattATGGATCTGTCAGTACCTCCTGAGGGCAAAAGAAATCCAAGACGCCGCCATCACCGTCGTCGCCTTCGCCGAAGCAGTCCCGCTGCTAGTAACAGCATtacacccctgcccccccagaaccccaccagcccccctctcctttccccgGAGAATCCAAGGGCCCCCTCAGAGGGGGACCCTGACTGGCACCCTGAAATGGCACCCTGTTGCGCCAATGTTGTTGTGACTGACGTAACCACAAACCTCCTCACCGTCACCATCAAGGAGTTCTGCCAGCCACCCGAACTGGACAAATCTGCCCCTCCCAGCCCTTCGTCATGCTCCAGCGATCCTCCCGCTGCGTCCGTCCCATCACCCACCACACTGACCCCCCAGCCCAAACCGTGA